A single region of the Plantactinospora soyae genome encodes:
- a CDS encoding DinB family protein: MATIFEDTVTGERADLLESLDKARFFLRSTARGLSDEQAATRSTVSELCVGGLIKHVTMVERQWARFIVEGAAAMPTGDDPAAYEAYAAGFRLLPGETLVGVLEAYEDVARRTDELVRTLPDLDAGHELPSAPWFEPGARWSARRVLQHIIAETAQHSGHADIIREAIDGARSMG; the protein is encoded by the coding sequence ATGGCGACGATCTTCGAGGACACGGTGACCGGGGAGCGGGCCGACCTGCTGGAGTCCCTGGACAAGGCGCGGTTCTTCCTCCGCTCCACCGCCCGCGGGCTCAGCGACGAGCAGGCGGCCACCCGGAGCACGGTCAGCGAACTCTGCGTCGGCGGGCTGATCAAGCACGTGACGATGGTGGAGCGGCAGTGGGCCCGGTTCATCGTCGAGGGAGCCGCGGCGATGCCGACCGGTGACGATCCCGCCGCGTACGAGGCGTACGCGGCCGGGTTCCGCCTGCTGCCAGGGGAGACCCTGGTCGGGGTGCTGGAGGCGTACGAGGACGTCGCGCGGCGTACGGACGAGCTGGTGCGTACGCTGCCGGACCTCGATGCCGGTCACGAGTTGCCGTCCGCGCCGTGGTTCGAGCCCGGTGCGCGGTGGAGCGCGCGGCGCGTACTGCAGCACATCATCGCCGAGACGGCACAGCACTCCGGACACGCCGACATCATCCGGGAGGCCATCGACGGGGCCAGGTCGATGGGATAG